The genomic window GTCCATTCCCCGGCCATGGCGGCCCTGGAGCGCGGCCTGGTGAAGGCCGCGGGCTCCGCCGAGCCTGTCCTCTTCCACGGCGAACCCGGCACCGGCAAGGCCCGGGCGGCGCGCCGGCTCCATGCCCTGCGCCATCCCCAGGCCCCCTTCCTCGCGTGGGATGGCGCACAGGGCGCCCCCGGGCCCGCGGAGCTGGCGCTGCTCCGGGGCGGCAGCGTCTACGTGGCAGGCCTGGAAGGGCTCCCGGCGCCCGCCCTCATCGCGGCCATGGAGGGCGCGGAGGGGCAGGGCGTCCACTGGATGGGCGGCTGCGGGAGCCCGGAGGCGCTGCCCGAGCCCGTGCGGCTGCGCATGGGCGTCCTCACCTTCCGGCTGCCGCCCCTGCGCGAGCGCCGGGAGGACATCCTGCCCCTCTTCCGCACCTTCCTGGAGCTGCACGCCAGGCGCGAGGGGCGGCCCGTGCCCATCGTGGAGCGGGCCATGGAGAAGGACCTCCTCCACCGCGAGTGGCCCGGCAACCTCAGGCAGCTCACCTGGGGCCTGACCCAGGCCCTGGGCGGCACCGCGGGTTCGGTGCTCGCCGCGCTGCCGCCCGACGGCGCCAGGCGCGGCAGCTCCATGGTGCTGCCCTTTCCCGGGCCCGGCACGCTGGAGGCCATGCTGGGCGTCGT from Geothrix sp. 21YS21S-2 includes these protein-coding regions:
- a CDS encoding sigma-54 dependent transcriptional regulator translates to MRVLLVEDKDSFRRMLVQALESGPWEVTAVGDPREALQALAGGAFDILVTDLRLPAMSGLELLKAAKRAQPALRAVVMSAFGEPADIVEAIRWGADDFLPKPFDLDVFGAVLDRLRSLRMAPPPDPREPWVVHSPAMAALERGLVKAAGSAEPVLFHGEPGTGKARAARRLHALRHPQAPFLAWDGAQGAPGPAELALLRGGSVYVAGLEGLPAPALIAAMEGAEGQGVHWMGGCGSPEALPEPVRLRMGVLTFRLPPLRERREDILPLFRTFLELHARREGRPVPIVERAMEKDLLHREWPGNLRQLTWGLTQALGGTAGSVLAALPPDGARRGSSMVLPFPGPGTLEAMLGVVSRAAEGVLLRRAMEGRASDPAALARELGLTPRALAKALREHGIPLEDD